Proteins encoded by one window of Mercenaria mercenaria strain notata chromosome 4, MADL_Memer_1, whole genome shotgun sequence:
- the LOC123551411 gene encoding uncharacterized protein LOC123551411, whose amino-acid sequence MAQKLSSVISTSRPVDQMGKLPITESCTTTPCFSDLDSGCLTSKDTPRVLVIPRNQQQVFAEKQKVLKILKKTSGEGSVTKDVNTSLDVSENAILDISASSGSTCISSRHLKSSITDVNDRSDSDEMIITTDIVNTKPLLNLPNRVFQSPFIVSKTAICSSNEIDHTTGMKNAILNADKRELLNKSGSNIHTKSETYLNESLKRRHSYDEENNTIVSIKPSLGETMTSVLIHSTPKSSAVIGKAVHSNLQEPLQRSFQAVSNIGMVTKPSELHPPLVSRLQAPFYPSQSPLNHAQSTLHLVPSAPFQAATVTHETFNVPSVLVSATGLVPLKPTENTPVCSEKKVQTNIKGEDFTRKPVAASLSGQTLFDSVTSANVKSVAASARHTDSALGWKQRPALQLNLPKTPVCFKQNYLPPFKPHTTSVLNRSEPLLGTTSPSVANFLNHGFITYKNCRDGFRAIVVDTNGRYIIYPIVKLSEDGVAENIKCNSVTAATNVESAAPLMANIPPFSGPSTASVQKPLYDISSAALTSAPCVAKVIQETAILNSRAVSGTVSLNKNPPAPLASTSSTAKTVNGICAKSLLNSSDVLEDIFSEKNPSLASSVKSEIGKSSKEQTKYRTVKETTKNSSKLFDSDSSTYCVNDKDTVKTSHSYQEHMLSKDCNSEKFTSKTMIDLDQIIENEILCINGVGKKKESSDSTKERFPYFILSEGTSDCYRHVKGLKPEHVLENSPGLRNHVEQQLSTQSNQTICSNTTNRNKSAETANPLVCIPFSHDVESALQSRNENEEFNLDSEGAQKISPYPSPIFLVPNKHHRTFYSVIEDTENQDIQVPVGSNLQSQFLESERSVYFPDKCDSICTEDSVCVSSVKFNADSDRIDTNQGMDSMIKYSEENFTSNVQVETDQTNRDTAAILSTDLVKIEPLNDEVLTNDKKIYLYNTNSENGSTQDKIEICTSSVSFDSNVKLKAELQDKVPQILSDILKVELPNENILTYEINCDRSVTNLDKDSPPENCVTVDLAAHVQVKIEPQDKDTCPPMSLNGQFSDVTTSPDKFVTDVMIKAEQSNIEACSPVASDLVKIELVTDDIDKMVKETNSDICDHPFETDLFSKYADSNIGTESLRKNSQLLSVRQITKPHNVKGADYANSNTNKGNYLHISDQASNNSTSADVDAEFKIDNMAYNRKRKHDSGYITVYGGKESLVKKLKSGTCLLPENVFSVLTKNESSWQICKSIFYDHFSYNYKCMPHDQPVIKQVFKNCDHNYCIPCANFNDHTYANPYGMVRKLRTYRGHAANMPRNTYSQKVFAGYSLLPRSCRN is encoded by the coding sequence atggcCCAAAAGTTGTCCAGTGTGATTTCAACAAGCAGACCTGTTGACCAGATGGGTAAATTACCTATCACGGAGTCATGTACAACCACTCCTTGTTTTTCGGACTTAGATAGTGGGTGCTTGACATCAAAGGATACACCAAGAGTACTTGTAATTCCTCGAAATCAACAACAGGTATTTGCAGAAAAAcagaaagttttgaaaatattgaaaaagactTCAGGTGAGGGAAGTGTAACCAAAGATGTAAACACCTCTTTGGATGTAAGCGAAAACGCCATACTCGACATTTCGGCTTCATCAGGAAGCACATGTATCTCTAGCAGACACTTAAAATCAAGCATAACTGATGTAAATGACCGTTCGGATTCTGATGAAATGATAATAACTACAGATATTGTGAACACGAAGCCCCTTCTTAATCTACCTAATAGAGTGTTTCAATCTCCTTTTATTGTAAGCAAAACAGCAATATGTTCGTCGAATGAGATAGATCATACTACTGGAATGAAAAATGCTATATTAAATGCAGACAAGCGAGAATTGCTGAATAAATCAGGAAGTAATATTCATACAAAAAGTGAGACATATTTGAATGAAAGTTTGAAAAGAAGGCATTCTTATGATGAAGAAAATAATACAATAGTGTCAATAAAACCTTCATTGGGAGAAACAATGACGTCAGTCTTAATACACAGTACCCCAAAAAGTTCAGCTGTTATCGGAAAAGCAGTACATTCAAATTTACAAGAGCCTTTACAGAGAAGTTTCCAAGCTGTCTCAAATATTGGCATGGTTACTAAACCTTCAGAGCTTCATCCACCTTTAGTTTCTAGGCTTCAGGCACCATTTTATCCTAGTCAGTCACCATTAAATCATGCTCAGTCAACATTACATCTTGTTCCATCAGCACCATTTCAGGCTGCGACAGTGACTCATGAAACATTTAACGTTCCTTCAGTTTTAGTGTCTGCAACAGGTCTCGTACCGTTAAAGCCAACAGAAAATACACCCGTCTGTTCTGAAAAGAAAGTCCAGACGAACATAAAAGGTGAAGATTTCACGAGAAAGCCAGTAGCAGCATCTCTATCTGGCCAGACACTGTTTGATTCTGTTACATCAGCGAATGTTAAATCAGTTGCAGCATCGGCAAGGCACACGGATAGTGCATTAGGATGGAAGCAGAGACCGGCTTTGCAGCTTAATTTGCCCAAAACACCAGTTTGCTTTAAACAGAACTACCTACCACCTTTTAAACCGCACACTACGAGTGTGCTAAACAGAAGTGAACCTCTATTAGGCACAACAAGTCCGAGTGTAGCAAATTTCTTAAATCATGGATTTATTACGTACAAAAATTGTCGGGATGGATTTCGGGCTATTGTTGTTGACACAAACGGTCGTTACATAATATACCCTATAGTGAAACTTTCAGAAGACGGAGTTGcagaaaatattaaatgtaattcAGTCACTGCAGCTACAAACGTAGAATCTGCCGCACCTTTGATGGCTAATATTCCCCCTTTCTCAGGTCCAAGCACAGCTTCAGTGCAGAAACCGTTATATGATATTTCTTCTGCTGCATTGACGTCCGCCCCATGTGTGGCAAAGGTTATTCAAGAAACAGCGATTTTAAACTCTCGAGCAGTTTCGGGTACGGTGTCATTAAATAAAAATCCGCCTGCTCCGCTAGCATCGACAAGCTCCACGGCGAAAACTGTAAATGGAATATGTGCAAAATCGCTTTTGAATTCTAGTGATGTTCTTGaagacatattttctgaaaaaaatccaTCACTTGCTTCATCCGTAAAGTCAGAAATAGGTAAATCttcaaaagaacaaacaaaatatagaaCTGTTAAAGAGACCACAAAAAACTCGTCAAAATTATTTGATAGTGATAGTAGTACCTACTGTGTCAACGACAAAGACACAGTGAAAACAAGTCATTCATACCAGGAACACATGCTTTCTAAAGATTGCAATTCTGAAAAGTTTACTTCTAAGACAATGATTGATTTAGACCAAATCATTGAAAACGAAATCCTTTGTATAAATGGAGtaggaaaaaagaaagaaagctcAGATTCGACTAAAGAAAGGTTCCCATATTTTATATTGTCTGAGGGAACAAGCGACTGCTATAGGCATGTGAAAGGATTAAAACCGGAACATGTATTGGAAAATTCGCCAGGTCTTCGAAATCACGTCGAACAACAGCTTAGCACACAAAGCAATCAAACCATTTGTTCTAACACTACAAATAGAAACAAGAGCGCCGAGACCGCTAACCCACTTGTTTGCATTCCATTTAGCCATGATGTTGAAAGCGCATTACAAAGTAGGAATGAAAATGAAGAATTCAATTTAGATTCAGAGGGAGCGCAGAAAATCAGTCCTTATCCTTCACCGATTTTTCTTGTCCCAAACAAACATCACAGGACTTTTTACTCAGTAATAGAAGACACTGAAAACCAAGACATACAGGTACCAGTAGGCTCTAATCTTCAGAGTCAGTTTTTAGAAAGTGAGCGGTCTGTTTACTTTCCAGACAAATGTGATAGCATATGTACTGAAGATTCTGTTTGTGTTTCCTCTGTAAAATTTAATGCAGATTCAGATAGGATTGATACAAACCAAGGAATGGACTCAATGATAAAGTATTCAGAGGAAAATTTTACTTCAAATGTTCAGGTTGAAACAGACCAAACGAACAGAGACACAGCAGCTATATTATCTACTGATCTGGTGAAAattgaaccactaaatgatgaagtattaacaaatgataaaaaaatttatttgtataatacaAATTCAGAAAATGGCTCAACGCAAGATAAGATTGAAATATGTACATCTTCTGTATCTTTCGATTCAAATGTTAAGCTTAAAGCAGAACTCCAGGATAAAGTCCCTCAAATACTCAGTGATATTCTTAAAGTAGAGCTACCAAATGAAAATATACTGACCTATGAAATAAATTGTGATAGGAGTGTAACAAATCTTGACAAAGATTCACCGCCAGAAAACTGTGTGACTGTAGATTTAGCTGCACATGTCCAGGTAAAAATAGAGCCGCAGGACAAAGACACATGCCCGCCCATGTCCTTAAATGGCCAATTTTCAGATGTTACGACGTCTCCAGATAAATTTGTTACAGACGTCATGATAAAAGCAGAGCAGTCAAACATAGAAGCGTGCTCGCCAGTAGCTAGTGATCTTGTAAAAATAGAACTAGTAACtgatgatattgataaaatgGTAAAAGAAACCAATTCTGATATATGTGACCATCCATTTGAAacagatttgttttcaaaatatgccGACTCCAATATCGGAACCGAGTCATTAAGAAAAAATTCACAGCTACTAAGTGTACGTCAAATCACCAAGCCTCATAATGTCAAAGGAGCAGATTATGCAAATTCTAATACAAACAAGGGGAATTACTTGCATATATCAGATCAAGCATCTAATAATAGTACTTCTGCAGACGTTGATGCAGAATTCAAAATAGATAATATGGCTTATAACAGAAAGAGAAAGCACGACTCTGGTTATATAACTGTCTATGGTGGTAAAGAAAGTCTGGTGAAGAAATTAAAATCAGGCACCTGTCTGcttcctgaaaatgttttttcgGTATTAACGAAAAACGAATCAAGCTGGCAGATATGTAAATCAATTTTCTATGACCATTTTAgttataattacaaatgtatgccTCATGACCAACCTGTTATTAAACAGGTGTTCAAAAACTGCGACCACAACTATTGTATTCCCTGCGCGAATTTCAATGACCACACTTATGCCAACCCTTACGGAATGGTCAGAAAGCTGCGAACATACCGTGGACATGCTGCGAATATGCCGCGAAATACCTATTCGCAGAaagtattcgcgggatattcgctgctaccgcgATCATGCCGCAATTGA